One segment of Coffea arabica cultivar ET-39 chromosome 7c, Coffea Arabica ET-39 HiFi, whole genome shotgun sequence DNA contains the following:
- the LOC113699114 gene encoding uncharacterized protein: MKLKANFSFDGNDEDHDDENKEKKRKKSRKKSSFDGGFGVNLKENLGSGCLGVNFGENKKKSSKKCRDDDVEKRVEGENNLGVEVGNIIGSNLEENGWVSSVDDGVGDGEGKEKKQEDSRSFSRPIGLFCDEKTVEEKGNCSSVGEKMESGIRSQDNVPGDSVVSMNTALDKFVYKGSKVESSASCWQIRRPCAEKIMKRRDERLEREQGHLKNGTEMVGIASGKRKSGEKVGRKKANKEIRVVSPYFVKSVDKEVVLLGKEKNLENESGNNGGIASRKRKSCEEGGWKKAKKEVRVVSPYFLKSADREAVAQGEEKNLVNGNGEILGVNFGEKKKERRKTCRANAVEKRVEGEHNLGVKVGNIIGSTLEKNGWDSLVDGRVGDGEGKEMKQEYLSSCLRPIGFFCDEKRLEEKRNCSSIAETMESGIRSEVTVPGKSMNKALDNLFSQFAYKGSKVERNASRGQIRQPCFEKIMKQGDESLKNEKEIVGIASQKRKTNEKGGQKEGSKEIRVVSPYFVKYVDKSMGEEVVAQGEEKNLENGSGNNGGIGPKKRKSCQEVGRKKAKKEVVARLGEKNLVNGNGEIASGVGKRGVKGQKKARKEIRVVSPYFFKSTDNGEVAKGEDAVEVIVLPKRSKRDKKRAFSHAQKRDEAYQRKTLENSWKPPRSPFNLLQENHAHDPWRVLVICILLNCTTGLQVRRVIDELFTLCPTAQSASHISAEDIEKIIQPLGLHRKRAVMIKRFSVEYLGESWTHVTQLHGIGKYAADAYAIFCTGKWDRITPSDHKLNEYWDFLRAGCAT; encoded by the exons ATGAAGCTAAAAGCCAATTTCTCCTTTGATGGTAATGATGAAGATCATGATGATGAAAATAAGgagaaaaagaggaagaaaagtaGGAAGAAGAGTTCTTTTGATGGTGGGTTTGGGGTTAATTTAAAGGAAAATCTGGGTAGTGGATGTTTAGGTGTTAATTTTggggaaaacaagaaaaagagtaGCAAAAAATGTAGGGATGATGATGTGGAAAAGAGGGTGGAAGGTGAGAATAATTTAGGTGTGGAAGTGGGTAATATTATTGGTAGTAATTTGGAGGAAAATGGATGGGTATCATCGGTTGATGATGGGGTTGGAGATGGAGAGGGAAAGGAGAAGAAACAGGAGGATTCGAGAAGTTTTTCGAGGCCAATTGGGCTTTTCTGTGATGAGAAGACCGTGGAAGAAAAGGGGAACTGCAGCAGTGTTGGCGAGAAAATGGAGTCCGGTATCAGAAGTCAGGATAATGTTCCGGGTGATTCGGTGGTTTCGATGAACACTGCACTAGATAAGTTTGTTTATAAGGGCAGTAAAGTTGAAAGCAGTGCTTCCTGTTGGCAAATTCGTCGGCCTTGTGCTGAAAAAATCATGAAACGGAGGGATGAGAGATTGGAGAGGGAACAGGGTCATTTGAAGAATGGGACAGAAATGGTTGGGATTGCATCAGGGAAGAGAAAAAGCGGTGAAAAAGTTGGTCGAAAGAAAGCGAACAAAGAAATTCGAGTTGTGTCTCCTTACTTTGTCAAGTCTGTGGATAAGGAAGTAGTGTTGTTGGGGAAGGAGaagaatttggaaaatgaatctgGAAATAACGGTGGGATTGcatcaaggaaaagaaaaagttgcGAAGAGGGTGGTTGGAAGAAAGCAAAAAAGGAAGTTCGAGTTGTTTCTCCTTACTTTCTCAAGTCTGCAGATAGGGAAGCAGTAGCACAGGGGGAGGAGAAGAATTTGGTAAATGGAAATGGTGAGATTTTAGGTGTTaattttggggaaaagaaaaaagagaggagaaaaacATGCAGGGCTAATGCTGTAGAAAAGAGGGTGGAAGGTGAGCATAATTTAGGTGTGAAAGTAGGCAATATTATTGGTAGTACTTTGGAGAAAAATGGTTGGGATTCATTGGTTGATGGTAGGGTTGGAGATGGAGAGGGGAAGGAGATGAAACAGGAGTATTTGAGTAGTTGTTTGAGGCCAATTGGGTTTTTTTGTGATGAGAAGAGACTGgaagaaaagaggaattgcagcAGTATTGCCGAGACAATGGAGTCTGGTATCAGAAGTGAGGTTACTGTTCCAGGTAAGTCGATGAACAAAGCACTAGATAATTTATTTTCGCAGTTTGCTTATAAGGGCAGTAAAGTTGAAAGAAATGCTTCACGTGGGCAAATTCGCCAGCCTTGTTTTGAGAAGATCATGAAACAAGGGGATGAGAGTTTGAAGAATGAGAAAGAAATTGTTGGGATTGCATCACAGAAGAGAAAAACTAATGAAAAGGGTGGCCAAAAGGAAGGGAGCAAAGAAATTCGAGTTGTTTCTCCTTACTTTGTCAAGTATGTGGATAAGTCTATGGGTGAGGAAGTAGTGGCACAGGGGGAGGAGAAGAATTTGGAAAATGGATCGGGAAATAATGGTGGGATTGgaccaaagaaaagaaaaagttgccAAGAGGTTGGTCGgaagaaagcaaaaaaagaagTAGTGGCACGGCTGGGGGAGAAGAATTTGGTAAATGGAAATGGGGAGATTGCATCTGGGGTGGGAAAACGTGGTGTAAAGGGTCAAAagaaagcaaggaaagaaaTTCGAGTTGTTTCTCCTTACTTTTTTAAGTCTACAGATAATGGAGAGGTGGCAAAGGGGGAAGATGCAGTAGAGGTCATAGTCCTGCCAAAACGAAGTAAACGTGATAAAAAGCGTGCTTTTTCTCATGCCCAGAAACGAGATGAGGCTTACCAACGAAAGACTTTGGAAAACTCATGGAAGCCACCACGATCCCCTTTCAATCTACTCCAGGAAAATCATGCTCATGATCCTTGGAGGGTATTGGTTATTTGTATACTTCTCAATTGCACAACAGGTTTACAG GTTAGAAGAGTCATAGATGAGCTTTTCACCCTGTGTCCAACTGCTCAAAGTGCAAGCCATATTTCTGCGGAGGACATAGAAAAGATTATACAACCTTTAGGCTTGCATAGGAAGAGGGCAGTGATGATTAAGCGTTTCTCTGTGGAATATCTTGGAGAAAGTTGGACTCATGTGACACAACTGCATGGTATAGGAAA GTATGCAGCTGATGCATATGCCATATTCTGCACAGGAAAGTGGGATCGCATCACACCATCAGACCACAAGCTAAATGAGTACTGGGATTTCCTTCGGGCAGGTTGTGCGACATAA